CATTATGACCGAAGAAACTGTACTGCACGATTGGGATCCAAGTCCTGAAACGCTTCAGCGATGGGCGTATGATGAGAACCTGCATCTCGATGAACAGGACGAAGATCTCGCACTTGGACGGCGTGACTTTCTGCCGATCCTGATTCCGATCGCGGACGATACTCGTTGCCCAAAAGCCGATTACATACTTTCGAGCCTCGATTTTTACCTGATGTTCCTCACGCTTCGTGGCAATGACAGCGAACTGAGTGCTTTGGACGATGCGATAGCGATTGCAAGAGACCAAAAGCGACCAGAAATTGTGGATTGGTCGGCGCTGCTGCAACGTAGACTGAAATATCGCATTGGTGTGGGTCCAGTTGATCGCACGTTGGCGCTCAAGATGGGCAATGACCTGCTCAACGGGATCTGTCGGCAATCTAAAATTGCTATCACAAACGAGACTGACGTGGAATTCGAGGTTCAGCTTTCAGTTCCACCCTTTCATCGACACAAAGAATGGCTGACGATTAACAGGCAAACAGGGACATTCTCGTTCCGCCGTTGACAACAAAGATTGGATAACAATGCGTTGCACCGGAGCTACGGGCCACGCGGATTCTGAAATCAACGTGGTTCTTCATGGCCCGGTGAACGCCGAACAGTTTAGGGGGCTACAGTTTAGGGGGTCTGACCCCTTTGTTCCTGCCCTTTAGGGGGTCTGACCCCTTTGTTCTTTCTTACCCTGAGTGAGTAATACTGAAACAATTTAGTCTTGTTCAAGTTATGTAGGTGATAGAATAACAAAAACAATGTTCCCGGTTTACGGTGTTGAAATGCATGTCAATACTGGCGACTCTGGGAGTTAAGAACGTAAGTTTTATTGATAGTGGGGTACGATTGCCGATGTTGTTCCCACTAACGCGGAAGAATGCAATGCACGCTGACGCTTCCTTCTGGAATGGCCTGTTACTCTTCCTGGCCGCGATCAGTACGGTCGTCTACGGAGTTGGTGTCATGCTCGCCTTGTTCTTCGGCATCTTCCGACGACGTGCGGCACTACTCACTTCATACGGTCTTTCCGCGATTGTGTCGGTTCCCTTTGTCCTTTACTGCGTGCTGATATTTAGTTCCGGGTCATCACCAGAGTTTGACGAGATGTGGCTGCCCGATCCGATTGACGACTGGCCTGTATTTCGGTTGCTCAGGTTGAGCATCGTCGTGATGCTATTACTTTGTTTTGTTTGGGTCACACCGGCAATCCAATATTATTTGACGGGTAACAAAAATCAGAACGTTCCCAGCGAGTCGGAACGAGATAAAGGTTCCTGACACCTTTTTTCTCAGACGGGTGTGCTTGAGATTTTGGAGTCTCGGTCATGATAAACCTGTCACCGACAGTGACGAACGTCCTTTGCTCGCAACCGACCGGAATACAACGTAGCTTGGATGGCTTGATGCACATGTCCACTAAGTTTCTTCAGTAGAATGAGTAAAATTTGCGTGATACCTGCGCATCATTTACGCCCTAATGTCAGAGATGGCTCCCGATCGTACAAACCATCGACTGTATTGAGAATTCGACATCCGCGTGAGACAAATATGATACGACTTCCAAACCTAATCATGTTGCTGTGTTACTTGCTTTGCACCGGCGCGATCGAGGCATGCCAGTCCGACGGCAAAAACACAACTAAAGAGAAACTCGCCGGAGTGAAGGAACCGGATCCGAACAGTTTGGACGGTTCATGGGTGCAAGTGTCTCTAGATCAAGTACCGCCATGGCTGGCGGGTAAGGCTAAGGCGACATCGCTGCGGCCGCGATTCCGAGTGTGGTATTTCGTGAACGGTCAATTGACCATTGAGTACAAAGATAGAGGCTGGGAGGTCGGACGCTACCAGCTGATCAATGGCAAAGGCTACAATGAAATCGATCTGAACGCCAATAGTTTTGACAACCCCTCTACTGCTCTCAACCCGGGACTGAAAACAGGATTGCTCAAAGGCATCTATCAGGTGGAGAGCGATTCATTGAAGCTCAGTCTGGCGACACGCCATAACGCACCTCGTCCCACCAGGTTTCTCGCGAAGAAGGGTTCAAACTCTCTCATGTTCGAGTTTCGACGGGGGGCACCACTCAAAAACTCTTCGGAATCTGCGGCTGATCTCAAAAAACTGCAAGGGACCTGGCGGGTCACTGAATTGCGAGAAGCTGGCATTCTTCGACAGAAATCGAAAACGTGGCGATGGATCATTGTTGGCGACCAGATCAAATGGATGAGCGGAAAGTCTCCGCGAGAAACGCCAATCTTCAAACTGAACGCCAACCGCAATCCCAAACAGATTTTTATGGCGCACCCGAACAGTAACTATCAAAACTTGTTAGTCACTGGAATCTATAAGCTTGATGACAAAAATCTAGAGCTTTGTCTTAATCTCGGCGCTCCTGGTTATAAATTTGAATTCAAGATGCCCAAGGAATTTTCGTCAACAGGTTCAAATACACTAGTCCACGTTAAACTCGAACGAGAGACACATGGCTCACCGGCTGTTCCTTTTGACATTTCCAGCGAGCAACTTACCGCGCCGCAGCATCACGCCAAACAAATTCAAGGAACGTGGCGGATCATCGATGAAACGAGGTGGGGAACGAAATTCCCCTCAACTCTGGAGCTACGGCCTCAGGTTGTTGTGACGGCAGACAAGATTGCTTTTGTGTATGACAAGCAACAGTTGGTTCAGCAATATCGTTATTCACTGGACCCGTCCAACGAGCCGGGACGTATCAAATTAAACGAGCTGGCGTTTCCTCAGAACAAGCGAATCAACTCCAGGGGCGGCGACTCCCATTTAGGAATTTATTTGCTATCGGACAAGACGCTCCACCTTGCCTTTTCCCGCAGTAATAAAAAGCGGCCGAGAGAATTTTTACCCCGAAAATTAAGCCGGACGTTCGTACTCGAACGCGTTGTACCCGCGGAAACGTCAGCTGGCACCGGGAATCTCCTTCAGCAGAGAACAGCCGACATGACGCGAAGCCGAAAGAATTTGACTCGGTTGGGTCTTGCAACATATGAATTTTTCGAAGTTCATAAACGTTTACCGTCCGCCGCGATTGTGAACAAGAAAGGCCAGTCAACTCTCAGTTGGCGAGTTGCATTGCTCCCGTACCTCGGACTCGCCGATTTGCACAAACAATTTAAGCTCGATGAACCTTGGAATAGTCCGCACAACAAGGCATTACTGTCGAAGATGCCGGATGTCTACTCGCCAGTGGGAGTGAAGACGAAAGAACCCTTTCAGACGTTCTACCAAGTCTTCGTTGGCAAAGGGACGCCGTTTGAGAGCTCACAGGGACTCCGGCTGAGTTCGATCAAAGACGGAGTTTCATCCACATTGCTTATTGTCGAGGCTGGAGAACCTGTTCTTTGGACAAAACCAGTCGACCTCGCGTTCGATCCTGAAAAACCACTCCCAAAGCTTGGGGGGCTCTTTCAAGACCGAGTACATGCCGTGTTCCTCGATGCTTCAGTTCGAGCAATCAAGCAACCGTTCGATGAATCACTGTTTCGTCTGGCTATCACATACGATGATCTTCAACCACTAGATTTGAAACATCTGACTCAAGGCAAATGAGAGGGCAAGAAATGGGTGCAATCTCTGCCAGGCAGTGGTTACGTGGTGATTTTGCCTCTGCTATTTGGATATCAGCAGTGAAAATGAGACTTAGAACAAACCATTGATTGAGTGTTTATGCCCCGCTGAAACGACACTTCAGATATAAAAAGGTGTCAGGAATGCTCTGTAGAAAACCTACTCTTATTTGCTATTTCCGTAATTAATAAGTCATGATACACCATATTGCATGATACAGACAAGCAAATCTCCACGGATGGTACTGGCGACTGCTTACAAGATTGCAAAGCAATCGCTTCCTGAATACGCACACCGCTGGAAATTAAAAGGGGTCAGGTCTCTTTTCTGGGTCTTCCTCGGGGGCGTGTTGTGCTTTCGAGGGATAATCGTATGGCTGTGTTGCTGGTCCATTTGTCATCGCCGAAGGGTGTTCCGCGAGTGATGCATTTTCTGACGGCAGCCAGTTCGGCGTCCGTTTGTGGTTTGTTAACCAGTGACCGCCATTGGCGTGGTAGCGGTGGATTTTTGAGCTTTGTCAGCCACGCGAGCGTATCTCCCTTTTGTTGTCGTGCCCAGGCGGAGCCATACTCCCACTCCTCGGCACGTTTGACCAAATTCGCTCGCAGCGGGTTGCGTTCGACATAACGCATCACTGTCAGCAAATGGTCGTCTGACTGAATTGGGAACGATTTAAATCGTCCCTGATACAAGTGACCGCTTCCCCCGGTTGAATAGTGCGCGTGCCAGCGCATGGTATGGGTGACGGTGAGTCGTTGAAAGAATTCCGTCAATTGGGTATCTGTCTGGGGGCGTACCACAAAGTGCCAGTGGTTAGGCATTACGGACATGGCATAGATCGGTAGCGGTATCTTTGCCCACGTTTCCTCAACGACCCGCATGAAAGCAGCATAATCGTCCGGCTTCTCGAACAGCGTCATCTGCGCCACAGAGCGATTGAGCACATGAAACACTTCACCGGCAGGACAAATTCGTTTGGTACGGGGCATACAAGGAGTATAACAGAATACAGCCAGGAATAAAAGAGACCTGACCCCTTTATTCTCCTCCCTTTATTCTCCTCTGACCCCTTTATTCTCCTCGAAGTGAACCCCGCGAGCAGGCTGCTATAAGTAGTTAGTGGGCGTCTGTTTTGTCCTGCCCCGCGAGACCCAGCCGGCTCAGCATCGGCCCGATGGTCAGCCCGCCGACGAGGATCGAGAAGGCGACGACGACGTAGGTCATGGTCAGGACGAGTTCGCCGACGTTGTCATACTGCGATTGCTGGGCGTGGATTTCTTCCTTGAGCGATAGCGCGAGTGCAACACTGATCCCGCCGCGCAGGCCGCCCCAGGTCATGATCTTGATCGCGTGCGGTGTGAATTCCCGGCCGGTCGCCTTCTTCAAGACGGTCACCACCGTGCCAACGGACAGGAACCTCGCCAGCAGCGCAGCAGGGATTGCCAGAGCCCCGGCCAGCAGATACTGCCCCTCGAACGACAGCACCAGGACCTCCAGCCCGATCAGCACAAACAGCACCGCGTTCAGAAGTTCGTCCACCAACTCCCAGAACGTGTCCAGGTGCTCGCGCGTTTTGTCAGACATCGCCAGCGTTCGGCCATGGTTACCCAGGATCAGCCCCGCGACCACCATCGCCAACGGCCCGGATAGGTGCAGCTTCATCGCCAGCGCATACCCGCCCGTCACCACCGCCAGCGAAAGCAAAATCTCCGTCGCGTAGTGATCAATTGATCGCAACAGAAAGAACGCGAGCAGCCCCAGCACAAAGCCCAACGCAATCCCGCCGCCGGCTTCGAGGGCGAAGAGCCTGGCGACGTCGCTTGCGTTCATCTCTGTTACTTCTCTGTTTGCTGGAACCTCGTGCGGATGTTCTTGTTCGCGCTGTTCAACGGTGCGATTGGGCTCTTCCTTGTTCGTTAGGTCTTCAGGTGACTCGCCATGCCCGCCCAAACCCGCGATGCCCAGGAGCGCAATAAACACTACCACGCCCACGCCATCGTTAAACAGCGACTCGCCCGCGACCTTGGTCTCCAGCGACTTGGGTGCGCCGAGGCTCTTGAAGATCCCCAAGACCGCGATCGGATCGGTTGGAGCGACGATCGAACCGAAGATCAGGCAATAGATGAAGCGGACCTTGATGCCGAGCCAGCCGGTGATGACGTAGGTGAGCCCGCCGACGATGAACGTCGTGGCGAGGACGCCGATGGTTGCGAGCAGGACGATGACCGCGGTTTGTTTCTTGAGGTCGTTGAGGTTGACATGCAACGCCCCGGCAAAGAGCAGGTAGCCGAGCATGCCCTGCATCAGCGTCTGGTCGAAGTCGATGGAGCCGATGAGCGTTTCGGCCGAGGTGAGCACGTCCGTCCCCGGTACGATCCAATCAATTAACAGCAGCGCGACCGCGTGCAGCATAGCCAGCAGCATCAAGCCTACCGTCGTCGGCAGCTTGAGCAGTTTGTGGTTAATGAATGCGAAGGCCGCTGCGAGGGCCACGAGGATGCCAGCGATATCGAAGAAGCTCATAGCCATCATTAGTCTTACTTTGCCCGGAAGAAAAGGGGCAGGCCTTTGTTGCGAGGGGTAATCGTCTACCAGAACCACCTCGTGCTGACGAAGCGGGAGGGCTATACCATGCCCTGAATCCCTCCCCAACTTAACATCGCGCCTCACCCGTGTCTAACGAGTGGTGATTTATTTCTGTTTTTTCTTCTGCCCGCTGCTGGAGACCGCGAATCGGTCCCCGTCTAGTCGTTTTTCAGCGGCGAACGCTAGTTCTGCGTAGCCCCCCGGTTCCGAAGACCGGTGCTCTAACCAGCTGAGCTAACACAGGCGTATTTTCCAACAGACACCTTTATTTGAGACCAAACAGTAAAACGACTTATTTTGCTGAGACGTTGTGTTCGATTAGCAGTGAAACAAAATCAAAACTGCTCTCACATAACATATGACAAATTTTGTTCGCTAAACTCGTCAATTACCGGACAGTAAGCTCAAAGGACCCAATTCGCGGACTCCATACGTGTGCGTGAAAGCCATATGTATTCACGGATTCATCGCTCAACCGGAAAACTCTGGTCAGAAACGCTCCTGGAGTATTAGATAAAACCAACGTTTCTCGGCATCATTCCTGGTTGCGTTTTCTATTTTCAATATCAGCAAGTAATTGATGTAAACAGAAAGTAAGAATAAAGTTACATATTGAAAATCTAGCTTTGCTTAGTATCATGTACAGCATTCTGGCATTATGTCCAGAATCTATGTGTGATATGGAGCCGCTGGGGCATCATATCAGAACAAGGCCGTGCAGGTTAATAACAAGTTATGCCACTAACCCAACTGCTTGGACAAAAAGGAGTGTCACGTGAGTTCGTCCGCCTATTTGTATAGCCTCCTCGAAAACGATGGTGTTGTTCGACGCGACCTTCCGCAATCGATGGCCGTTCCTAGCATCGCGATTCCAGTAGATGCGTTTGAACTAAATGCGTTGGCAACACGTGCGCGAGCGAGCGCACGGAACTTTGAGTTCCTCAACAATCTGCAACCCCCTCAACCCCAAAATCCGAAACTGATTCCGAGTGCTGACGGCAAGATCACCGGCATGCTGTTGACGATCCCAGTCGGGAACACCTCCGGCGACTTTGCGGCGATCTACGACAAATTATTTGAGACGCTCCCTGCTCACACGGACTTGTTGTGCTTGGTCAACACCGGTTCGAAATCAACTGTCGAGAACTGGATTCAAACCTATAACCGAACAAATGCGGCCGTGGTTGAGGCTCCCGACCATGTTGGGTTCTCGATTTGGGCTCAGGATGCGTATGCAATTTCAGAAACGTCTGCCAGCGAGACCTACTTCATCGAACCACTTTCGTTCCTCCGTTACGCCGATGCGGTAATCTCAGACTACGTAACGAATGCAACCTCGCTGAAAAATTTCCAGACGCCGCTCTACTTCCAAGGGGGCAACATTCTGATTGGCGACGATTTTTGGTTTATTGGAATCGACTATCCGACAAACACACTCGACTACGTCAATAATTCAATATTTCCGAACCCCGGCGAAACGGGCGAACAATTGGTTCGCCGACTTTATACAGAATATCTCGACAGCAGCCGAACTCTTCGGTACATCGGATCAACTGTGCCCGTACCGTCAGAAGGAATTGTTCTCGCTCAGGAGCAGGGGACGTACTACGTCGATATGGTCTATCAGGGCAACAAGAATGGCACTGCACAGCCGCTGTTCCACATCGACATGTTCTTGTCTTTGGCTGGCAGGGATCAGAACGGTAGCTATCAGATTCTGGTTGCAGACCCTTCGCTAGGTCCCGCCACGCCATGGTCCACCAGTGGTGCGGGATACTCGATGCAAAATGTGTTCGACAATATCGCCAGCAATCTTTCTGCAAGCGGTTACACAGTCATCCGGAATCCACTCCCAATCACGTTCTCTTCTCGGATGTTGCCGGTTTCTGTGTTCAACCGCCCTCACGATCCCGAGCTTTTCTCGATATACACAACATTAACTGCAGCTGGAGTCTCTCAGGTCGAATTGCGTAGCTGGTACTTTGCTACCGCGAACAATGCACTCGTCCAAAACACACAAGACGCCGGCGACAAGAAGGTCTGGCTGCCAACCTACGGTTACGACCTGCAGTCGCCGGGATCGTCCGAAAAGGACTACTCGTATCTTCAGGCATCTGACAATGCCAACAAACAAATCTGGGAGAACCTTGGATACAACGTTGAAATGCTCCCAAGCTTTCACCGGCTCGCTCGTGGGCTTGGTGCCGTTCACTGCATTCAGAAATACGTCTCGCGTGGCTAATCATGGCATAACAAAGGCATGAACGCGGAGCCGCCGACAGCGCGTTTCCAAATGGAGCATCAACCGCGGCGGCCCGGTTATGCAAGACGTTATACAATAAACTCATTTGTTTCTTCAGACGTCCTGTAATTCGACCCATTTTCGGGAGAAGTTTTACGATACCCGATTCGCGTGATCGCGTAAACGGTATACCCGAAATTCCACGTCCGCTATTCGGGATCGCTTTCAATTGCCCTGCGCGGGCGGGATGTGCCTTGAGACCACTTGGGCTATGCGTCACGATCGCCCGGCAAGGCCGATTGATAGAAATTCCGCATTTGCGCGTGAAATTCGATGCGTGACTCGTCCCAACTATAGAACATATGACCGCCGTCGAAATTCCGGCAGGTCAAATTCGATTTCTGCTCGTCGGTAAGTTTCATCAGTTTCGTTAGTCGCTGACTGCCGAAGTAAGGCGTGATGAGGTCAAAGCGGCCATGCGTGATAGACACCTTCATGTGCTCATTGAGGCTCATTCCGTATCGCAGATCATCCATAGCACCAACCTGTCGTACAAAGAAGTGCCGATTGCTCTTGTCTTTCCACTTCTCGTTCACCTGCATACTTAGCAAGCGGTAATCGAGTTCAGTTTCCACTTTAAGGTTGGTCCGCAAGTGATGATTGATGGCGCCGGTAAAAAGACGGTCGATGGAAAACAGTGTCGGGTCTGGCCCTTCATAGCCATTGCGATCCGGGAAGGGGTCCACGGTCGTCACAGAGGCATCGTACCGACCGCATAATCGTCGCTCGCCACGCAGCAGTTCGCGGCTGAACATTGTCGCACTGATCCGGCCGCCTGCTCGCTCAAGCACGGTCGCCGACAGCCCTGTCAGTGCGGACATTCGCCCAACGATCAACGCCAGTTCATCTGCGGGTAGTGCCTCACCCTGTGCCAGCCACCGCACCAGCTCGTTGTTGGCGAATGTTTCTCCCTGGCTCTGAATGTCATCATTGCCCAGATCCTCCGTGCGACCGTGATGATGTGCGGCCGCGACCAGCGACGGAAACAGTTCAACCCAGTACGCCAGGTTGTAGTCTGAATCAAGAAGTGCATCGAGTTCGATCGCAGGTGAAATCAGCAGCGCGCCGCACAAGCCCACGCCATGCTTCTCCTGCAACCTCCGCGCCATCCTGGCCACTCGAAATCCGCCGTAGCTCTCTCCCGCAATGAACAGAGGCGACGTCCAGCGATGATACTTTGAGAGAAATCGACAGATAAATTCGCCCAGCGCATCGAGGTCTTTCTCGATTTCCCAGAACTCGGGATTCTCTTCCGGTTCTGATTCGGCGGACTTTTCCTTGCTGCCGTCCGCATTCTTGTTTGCGCCCGGTTCCTTCAGTGCCCGACTGAATCCCGTTCCCACGGGGTCAATGAACACCAGGTCGGTAAATGACAGCCAAGTTTCTTGATTGTCCACCACCTGCGTCGGCGGTTCTGGCAGCGATCCCATTTTTCCGAACACCACTCGCTTTGGCCCCAGGGCTCCCATGTGCAGATAAGCTGATGCCGCCCCTGGACCGCCGTTGAAAACAAAAGTCAATGGACGGGTACAATCCTGTGGTTCGGCGATGTACGCAGTGTAAAACAGGTGTGCTACAGGCTTGTGGATCTTTCGCAAGCTAATCCAGTCCGCAACCGCCTTGTAGGCAAGTGGCCCGCTGGGGAGTTGCAGTGTGTGCTCAGTAGTGGCGGCATACTTGGGGAAATCGCATTCAGCGTTCGACAGGTTACCGACCTCTTCCTGATTCGTGTTGCTCATCTTGGATCCTCTGATTCAATCTGACGTGCCCCGGTGAATGACACCAATCACAAGACTTCGTGTTCGATTGTGACAACCTCTTTTTTGTTTGTCTACCGCTGCGGACCGGGTAGCAGACGGAAATGCGATGGCTAAAACGAAAAGTGTCATTTACCCATACGTTTTACGAATCGTTTCAAAAAACCACCCATTTCGCAAAATCGAATACATCAAAGATGTATCTGCTGCTGTATATCAACGGCGAGCGCTTTCTCCGATTTCGAACGCTGCTCAGATCGAAGGCAAGATCGAATTCCTGCGAAACTCATCGAATGCAGGACAGCAAACGAAAACGAACGTTTTTGGGATTTGTGGCTGCCTTCAAAGTGCGTTGGACGATGAATCCGACGCACTTTCGGCTTTTACGTAAAGTGCGTCGATCTTTTCCACCTCTGCAGTTTAGCACGTTGCCATTGTGGGGACGGTTTGTCCAGCCGCTGTTTCTTAGACGAGTCGTAAATCTGCATTCAGACAATATTCCTTCGGCGACTTTGAAAAAGATCACTGCACGGTTGCGTTTGGAGTGTGCCATTCATCGGTGGCCGCATTCCACTGCACGATGTCAGCTGGTGTCGTCCACGCACGCCACGTCGCGTCGATGGGAACATTCACCGTGGTTTCAAATCGTGATCTTCAAAGGCTCGATCCTTCAGAGACAACCAAGTATTTCAAATACTGATCAACGCTTCAATCCTTCAAGCGGACCAACTTTCCTTTTCGCTTGGCCACATTCTTATAGTCCCATTGAATGGTCTTCGATTTCTTGATCCATCTCTTCATGTCTTTCAGATTGATCTGGTCAGGATGCGTGAAGATGATTGAAGCATCTTTGAATTTCCCAGTGCCGGGATTCAATTTGTCTTCGTCGAAACTCGCCCCACTCCAGAACATGAGCCGAATTCCCGCCTTCAGTTTGCTGTATCCGACGATTGGGTTTCCGTTGAGGAACCAGACGGGATGCCGATGCCAAATCTTGCTCTCAGCTTCGGGAAGCAGGTCGTCAATGGTCGTCGCAAACGTCTCGCAGATCTGCTGCTCTTCGAGTGTTGCTTGATCTTCGTTGAAAGCCTCGATGTCAGGGTTCATTTCATTCAGCGACATAACTGTAGGCCAATATTACTATGCAACAGGAATAAAGGGGTCAGGTCTCTTTTCTGGGTCTTCCACGGGGGCGAATTGTGCTTTCGAGGGACAATCGGATGGCTGTGTTGCTGGTCCATTTGTCATCGCCGAAGGGTGTGCCGCGAGTGATACATTTTCTGACGGCAGCCAGTTCGGCGTCCGTTTGTGGTTTGTTAACCAGTGACCGCCATTGGCGTGGTAGCGGTGGATTTTTGAGCTTTGTCAGCCACGCGAGCGTATCTCCCTTTTGTTGTCGTGCCCAGGCGGAGCCATACTCCCACTCCTCGGCACGTTTGACCAAATTCGCTCGCAGCGGGTTGCGTTCGACATAACGCATCACTGTCAGCAAATGGTCGTCTGACTGAATTGGGAACGATTTAAATCGTCCCTGATACAAGTGACCGCTTCCCCCGGTTGAATAGTGCGCGTGCCAGCGCATGGTATGGGTGACGGTGAGTCGTTGAAAGAATTCCGTCAATTGGGTATCTGTCTGGGGGCGTACCACAAAGTGCCAGTGGTTAGGCATTACGGACATGGCATAGATCGGTAGCGGTATCTTTGCCCACGTTTCCTCAACGACCCGCATGAAAGCAGCATAATCGTCCGGCTTCTCGAACAGCGTCATCTGCGCCACAGAGCGATTGAGCACATGAAACACTTCACCGGCAGGACAAATTCGTTTGGTACGGGGCATACAAGGAGTATAACAGAATACAGCCAGGAATAAAAGAGACCTGACCCCTTTATTCCCTCAAAAAGACCTACTCCCCTCTAATCGTCGAGGGGAATAGGTCTGACACTTACGTTTTTCTCTTAGCGTTCCTATGATTACGAGCGCTGTAGATTACTTCTGGTTTTGGGTCACGGAGCGATTCCCCTTTTGCAGCGCGGTTTCCTGACCGAAGCGATCCAGGTTCATCACCTTGTTCCAGGCAGCTACGAAGTCGTGAATCAACTTCTTTTCGGCATCCCGGCTGGCATATACTTCTGCGATGGCCCGCAACTGGGAGTTGGAGCCAAAGACCAGATCAACAGCACTGGCAGTCCATTTAACGTCGCCCGATTTGCGGTCGCGTCCTTCAAAGAAGTGATCGCACATGGGTGACTTCTGCCACTTCGTGTTCATATCGAGCAGGTTAACGAAGAAGTCATTACTCAGAGTGCCGGGACGTTTAGTGAAGGCACCCATTCCCGGTACACCGACATTCGTATCGAGCACCCGCATACCACCGATGAGGGCCGTCATTTCAGGCGCGGTCAGAGTAAGCAGGTTGGCTTTATCCACCAGCAGTTCTTCAGCCGGCCGATCAAGCCCGTGCGAATAGTAATTGCGGAAGCCGTCCGCCTTGGGTTCCAGAACCGCGAATGACTCGACGTCGGTCATTTGCGGTGTGGCATCAGTACGTCCTGGTGTGAAAGGCACTTTGACGGTGTATCCGCCCTTTTTGGCAGCTTCTTCAACAGCAGCGCAACCCCCGAGCACGATGACATCGGCCAGTGACACTTTGGTGCCGTCGGTCTGTGCGTCATTGAAGTTCTGCTGGATTGCACCCAGAGTCTTCAAAACTTTCGCCAGTTCTTCGGGCTGGTTGACTTCCCAGTTCTTTTGGGGCGCCAGTCGGATGCGGGCGCCATTGGCACCGCCCCGCTTGTCACTGCCACGGAAAGTGGAAGCGGAAGCCCAAGCCGTGGAGACCAGTTGAGGAATCGTCAACTCCGAGGCGAGGATCTCACTTTTGAGAGCAGCGATATCCTGTTCGTCGATGAGCCTATGATCGACTTCGGGAACGGGATCCTGCCAGATCTGCGCTTCCGGCACCAGTGGTCCAAGACAGCGGGAAACCGGCCCCATGTCGCGGTGGGTCAATTTATACCAGGCTTTCGCGAAGGCTTCGGCAAACTCGTCCGGGTTCTCATGGAAGCGCTTTGAGATCTTCCTGTAAGCTGGATCGACCTTGAGAGCCAGATCGGTGGTAAACATCATCGGCGCGTGAGTTTTGGAAGGATCATGTGCATCGGGAATCGTCCCTTTGGCTGATTCTTCTTTAGGCGTCCACTGCCAGGCACCAGCGGGGCTTTTAACCAGTTTCCACTCATAGCCAAACAGGTTGTCAAAGTAACCGTTGGACCATTGTGTGGGTGTGGAGGTCCAGGCACCTTCCAGACCGCTGGTGATCGTATCGTCAGCGTTCCCTTTACCGAACTTGTTGATCCATCCCAGTCCCTGATCGATCAGGCTGGCCCCTTCCGGCTCGGGACCGA
The Gimesia aquarii DNA segment above includes these coding regions:
- a CDS encoding DUF1801 domain-containing protein, yielding MSLNEMNPDIEAFNEDQATLEEQQICETFATTIDDLLPEAESKIWHRHPVWFLNGNPIVGYSKLKAGIRLMFWSGASFDEDKLNPGTGKFKDASIIFTHPDQINLKDMKRWIKKSKTIQWDYKNVAKRKGKLVRLKD
- a CDS encoding TIGR03067 domain-containing protein is translated as MIRLPNLIMLLCYLLCTGAIEACQSDGKNTTKEKLAGVKEPDPNSLDGSWVQVSLDQVPPWLAGKAKATSLRPRFRVWYFVNGQLTIEYKDRGWEVGRYQLINGKGYNEIDLNANSFDNPSTALNPGLKTGLLKGIYQVESDSLKLSLATRHNAPRPTRFLAKKGSNSLMFEFRRGAPLKNSSESAADLKKLQGTWRVTELREAGILRQKSKTWRWIIVGDQIKWMSGKSPRETPIFKLNANRNPKQIFMAHPNSNYQNLLVTGIYKLDDKNLELCLNLGAPGYKFEFKMPKEFSSTGSNTLVHVKLERETHGSPAVPFDISSEQLTAPQHHAKQIQGTWRIIDETRWGTKFPSTLELRPQVVVTADKIAFVYDKQQLVQQYRYSLDPSNEPGRIKLNELAFPQNKRINSRGGDSHLGIYLLSDKTLHLAFSRSNKKRPREFLPRKLSRTFVLERVVPAETSAGTGNLLQQRTADMTRSRKNLTRLGLATYEFFEVHKRLPSAAIVNKKGQSTLSWRVALLPYLGLADLHKQFKLDEPWNSPHNKALLSKMPDVYSPVGVKTKEPFQTFYQVFVGKGTPFESSQGLRLSSIKDGVSSTLLIVEAGEPVLWTKPVDLAFDPEKPLPKLGGLFQDRVHAVFLDASVRAIKQPFDESLFRLAITYDDLQPLDLKHLTQGK
- a CDS encoding cation:proton antiporter, translated to MSFFDIAGILVALAAAFAFINHKLLKLPTTVGLMLLAMLHAVALLLIDWIVPGTDVLTSAETLIGSIDFDQTLMQGMLGYLLFAGALHVNLNDLKKQTAVIVLLATIGVLATTFIVGGLTYVITGWLGIKVRFIYCLIFGSIVAPTDPIAVLGIFKSLGAPKSLETKVAGESLFNDGVGVVVFIALLGIAGLGGHGESPEDLTNKEEPNRTVEQREQEHPHEVPANREVTEMNASDVARLFALEAGGGIALGFVLGLLAFFLLRSIDHYATEILLSLAVVTGGYALAMKLHLSGPLAMVVAGLILGNHGRTLAMSDKTREHLDTFWELVDELLNAVLFVLIGLEVLVLSFEGQYLLAGALAIPAALLARFLSVGTVVTVLKKATGREFTPHAIKIMTWGGLRGGISVALALSLKEEIHAQQSQYDNVGELVLTMTYVVVAFSILVGGLTIGPMLSRLGLAGQDKTDAH
- a CDS encoding transposase gives rise to the protein MPRTKRICPAGEVFHVLNRSVAQMTLFEKPDDYAAFMRVVEETWAKIPLPIYAMSVMPNHWHFVVRPQTDTQLTEFFQRLTVTHTMRWHAHYSTGGSGHLYQGRFKSFPIQSDDHLLTVMRYVERNPLRANLVKRAEEWEYGSAWARQQKGDTLAWLTKLKNPPLPRQWRSLVNKPQTDAELAAVRKCITRGTPFGDDKWTSNTAIRLSLESTTRPRGRPRKET
- a CDS encoding S10 family peptidase, which gives rise to MSNTNQEEVGNLSNAECDFPKYAATTEHTLQLPSGPLAYKAVADWISLRKIHKPVAHLFYTAYIAEPQDCTRPLTFVFNGGPGAASAYLHMGALGPKRVVFGKMGSLPEPPTQVVDNQETWLSFTDLVFIDPVGTGFSRALKEPGANKNADGSKEKSAESEPEENPEFWEIEKDLDALGEFICRFLSKYHRWTSPLFIAGESYGGFRVARMARRLQEKHGVGLCGALLISPAIELDALLDSDYNLAYWVELFPSLVAAAHHHGRTEDLGNDDIQSQGETFANNELVRWLAQGEALPADELALIVGRMSALTGLSATVLERAGGRISATMFSRELLRGERRLCGRYDASVTTVDPFPDRNGYEGPDPTLFSIDRLFTGAINHHLRTNLKVETELDYRLLSMQVNEKWKDKSNRHFFVRQVGAMDDLRYGMSLNEHMKVSITHGRFDLITPYFGSQRLTKLMKLTDEQKSNLTCRNFDGGHMFYSWDESRIEFHAQMRNFYQSALPGDRDA